The window CGACTATATCAATAGAATTAAATAAAAAAATTAAAATAAAAGAAGCATATGAGAAATTTTTAGAATCTTTTAAAGAAAAGTTTAATATAGATTTTTTTAGAAAAAAAATTGGTAATAAAGAGATGAATCTGATGAAAAAACTATATTATGATAAATATGGAAAATGGGAATGGACATTTGGGTTAGAAAAAGATTATGAAGAAATTTATACTAAAAAAATTAAAAGTGGTTTAGTTATAATAAGAGGGAAATTTAAAAGAATAATTGAAGAAATAAAAATTTATGGAGATTTTTTGTTTTCAGATATAGAAAAGATAAAAGAAATAGAAAAAAGTTTAATTATGAAAAATTATGATGAGGCAATTGATATATTAAAAATTAGTAGTTTAGATTTCACTCTTAAAGAAGGGTTAATAGAAATATTAAATGAAATAAAAAATGAAAAAAGGGGGCAATAAAGCCCCCAAAATTTTAACTTTTTATATTTCTAATTTATCTGGAACAATTAACTTTTCGTTTCTTTTAATAAGATCTTCTGGAGCCTCTTTAAAGAAACCTCTCATTACCTGTTGAAGATAATTATCTCTAATTTCTTCTTCCCACATCTTTTTTGTTAAATAATAAATTTTTGCTCCACCAAGTTCATGTTGATAATCTGGCCATGGATAAGTAGGAAGAGCCATTCTAAGTCCACCTAAAACCCATCCATTATAACTTTCAAAAGTTGCCCAAAATTCTTGTTGATTACAAATTTCAAAAGCATACCATGCTTTTGCGTAGAATAGAACTGCACCAGCATTAATTTGTCTTTCAAATGTCATTGTATGAAGAGAAATGTTTATATCTTCATTCATAAGTCTTCCATTTGCAATACCAAGAAGTTTTCCTTCGTGAAGACCAACAAAGAAATATTCATCTTTCATTCTTTTTCTTTTTATAGCAAGTAACTCTGCAAAAACCCTTGCACCAACAATATCATAAAAATCATATTCAGCATCAAGAGTTAATTTTAAAAAGTTTAAAACAGGGTCAATTTCTTCTTCTTTAATTGGTCTTATTAATACTTCAAATTTATTTCCCTCTTTACTCGTTATTTCAGTATAATATGGTTTCATTGGTGGTGCATTTAATGGTGCTTGTAACATTCCCTCTAGCCACTCAGCATCAAATGTGTACTCAGCTTTTCTTAATTTTGTTGGGACTTGTTTTTTCATATGTTCCTCCTTTTAATATTAAAATAATAAAATAATCAACATAAAAATTTTAACATTTGAGAATACCAAGTCAATAAATTAATATTAAATATAACACCAATTTTTATTAATATTTAAAAAATATATGCTAAAAAAGAAAAATTTACTCTTGACAAATTATTATCTATTGGTTAAAATTTTATAGGCACAAAAGTATCATAATATCTTTGAAAGGAAGGTGACCTATGGGGGTAACACCTAACGAGATTGGCATTGAGTGGGAGAAGGTTTATGCAACAAGAGCAAAGGGGATGAGGGCTTCAGAGATAAGAGAACTTCTCAAAGTTGCTAAACAACCCGGTGTTATATCTTTTGCAGGAGGTTTTCCAGATCCAACACTTTTTCCAGCAGAACAAATTAATGAAGTAACTGATTATGTTTTAAAAAATTATGGAAAAGATGCTCTTCAATATGGAGTGACTGAAGGTTTAAAAGAGTTAAGAGAGACATTAGTTTCAAGAATGAAAAATGAAGGCGTTGATATAGGTATAGATAATTTAATTATAACAACTGCTTCACAGCAAGGTTTAGATTTAATTGCAAAAATTTTTATTGATCCAGGTGATACAGTCATTGTTGAATCTCCGTCATATTTAGGTGCCCTTCAGGCATTTAATGCATTTGAGGCTCAATATGTAGATATAAGAATAAATAAAGATGGTATGGATACAGATATACTTGAAGATGCTTTAAAAGATTTGATAT of the Caldisericia bacterium genome contains:
- a CDS encoding N-acetyltransferase, with product MKKQVPTKLRKAEYTFDAEWLEGMLQAPLNAPPMKPYYTEITSKEGNKFEVLIRPIKEEEIDPVLNFLKLTLDAEYDFYDIVGARVFAELLAIKRKRMKDEYFFVGLHEGKLLGIANGRLMNEDINISLHTMTFERQINAGAVLFYAKAWYAFEICNQQEFWATFESYNGWVLGGLRMALPTYPWPDYQHELGGAKIYYLTKKMWEEEIRDNYLQQVMRGFFKEAPEDLIKRNEKLIVPDKLEI